One region of Syntrophobacter fumaroxidans MPOB genomic DNA includes:
- a CDS encoding M28 family metallopeptidase: MKRLSCAMGLVWLLVVALCGTSHAVSVTLVRGSSALSSVPALGEKPIVLAFGEDRVLIHDSRLPVKGKLLDTRDIPLTELFLVRDHRALSQIAGYDTLYRHGAFRLAVVKRPEELGGLKSVRLWPVRRSMVVTRKAGGVKGEPDPKVNALISKLNRSRYGEYMAMLARDLETRYSCANEVLTARDKISREFKALGLRTNASMSFPNDCEGGCEEWKGFNVIGRKVGKVRPEEFYLVGAHYDSANGEGGACNTAPGACDNASGVAAVLELARVFRTVDTEASIVFVAFGGEEIDLLGSRKYVQELIDAGEDADLKAFVVLDMISFYKADATRGIIIEGSRGITRQARALDRLVGYVRTYTDLDVEHTVKYSGSDHEPFLDEEMAGGLLIQMDCDAADYEPLHSARDTLGHQDLPFAIEVTKVAAALLAEAGIMDATP; this comes from the coding sequence ATGAAACGGCTCTCTTGCGCCATGGGCCTTGTTTGGCTGTTGGTCGTTGCGCTCTGCGGAACGAGCCACGCCGTGTCGGTGACCCTCGTCAGGGGCTCTTCGGCTCTGTCGAGCGTTCCGGCTCTGGGCGAAAAACCGATCGTTCTGGCCTTCGGGGAAGACCGGGTGCTCATACACGACAGTCGTCTGCCGGTGAAAGGCAAGTTGCTCGACACGCGCGACATTCCCCTGACGGAGTTGTTTCTGGTGCGGGACCACCGGGCGCTGTCACAAATCGCCGGGTATGACACCCTCTACAGGCACGGTGCTTTTCGGCTCGCCGTCGTGAAACGCCCGGAAGAGCTTGGTGGATTGAAAAGCGTGCGGCTGTGGCCGGTCAGGCGCAGCATGGTGGTGACCCGAAAAGCCGGGGGCGTCAAAGGCGAACCGGATCCGAAGGTGAATGCGCTGATCAGCAAGCTCAATCGTTCCAGGTACGGGGAGTACATGGCCATGCTGGCGCGAGACCTCGAGACGCGGTATTCCTGCGCCAACGAGGTGCTGACGGCCCGCGACAAGATCAGCCGGGAGTTCAAGGCCCTGGGGCTGAGGACGAATGCTTCGATGAGCTTCCCCAATGACTGCGAGGGCGGGTGCGAGGAGTGGAAGGGATTCAATGTGATCGGCAGGAAGGTGGGCAAGGTGAGGCCCGAGGAGTTCTACCTGGTCGGGGCGCATTACGATTCCGCCAACGGCGAGGGAGGCGCCTGCAATACGGCTCCCGGGGCCTGTGACAACGCCAGCGGCGTGGCCGCCGTGCTGGAACTGGCCCGGGTGTTTCGGACCGTGGACACGGAGGCGTCCATCGTCTTTGTGGCCTTCGGCGGGGAAGAAATAGACCTGCTGGGCAGCAGAAAGTATGTTCAGGAATTGATCGATGCCGGAGAAGATGCCGATCTCAAGGCGTTCGTGGTGCTGGACATGATCTCCTTCTACAAGGCGGACGCAACCCGCGGCATCATCATCGAAGGATCGCGCGGGATAACGCGGCAGGCCCGGGCGCTGGACCGGCTGGTGGGATACGTCAGGACCTACACGGATTTGGATGTCGAGCACACGGTCAAGTATTCGGGTAGCGATCATGAGCCGTTCCTTGACGAGGAAATGGCCGGCGGTCTTCTGATTCAAATGGACTGTGACGCCGCGGACTATGAGCCTCTTCATTCAGCACGGGACACTCTGGGACACCAGGACCTGCCGTTTGCCATCGAGGTGACGAAAGTCGCCGCGGCCCTGCTGGCCGAAGCCGGCATAATGGATGCGACGCCCTGA
- a CDS encoding trypsin-like serine peptidase, with protein MKRFLCVLFGALLFVSVAAFGAYAAEGFATYSIPKDKVNAAGKYWTKEKMKNAKPYPSTRKKGTVHRVPANTEEQLSGPPGMDPGDPGEGAPGRSASRKAGLHGVAEPGIGGDTAEMVGASTAGYNYPAPHTTFPVLDSLYGISTTPYPYRTIGKIFFTEDGEEYVCSGASIGGRAVLTAGHCVSDGGGTYHSNWIFVPSYQDGEEPYGEWTAFWLGTFQEYHQEGDCGRDVGFAAVSDKNGKKLSQRVGFLGFYYNASRTRHWNMFGYPADDPWDGEFMVETQASYAYVDDSVVPDATGIGTTQTEGCSGGPWIMKFKPGPKVAGTNFANGVNSYSNEDTGEIFSPYFDTRVKDLKDRAVAK; from the coding sequence ATGAAAAGGTTCTTGTGCGTTCTGTTCGGAGCCCTGCTCTTTGTGTCGGTGGCGGCCTTCGGTGCCTATGCCGCGGAAGGTTTCGCCACGTATTCGATTCCCAAGGACAAGGTGAACGCCGCGGGAAAATACTGGACCAAGGAAAAAATGAAAAACGCCAAACCGTACCCTTCGACCAGGAAGAAGGGGACCGTTCACAGGGTGCCGGCGAATACGGAAGAGCAGCTTTCGGGACCTCCCGGCATGGACCCGGGTGATCCGGGGGAAGGCGCTCCCGGCCGCTCCGCCAGCCGGAAAGCCGGACTCCACGGTGTCGCGGAACCAGGGATCGGAGGGGACACCGCGGAGATGGTGGGAGCCTCGACCGCCGGATACAACTATCCCGCGCCGCACACCACGTTCCCGGTGCTGGATTCCCTCTACGGGATTTCCACCACCCCGTATCCGTACAGAACCATAGGGAAGATATTCTTCACGGAGGACGGGGAGGAATACGTCTGTTCGGGGGCGTCCATCGGAGGCCGGGCGGTCCTGACGGCGGGGCACTGCGTCTCGGACGGTGGGGGGACCTATCACTCGAACTGGATTTTCGTCCCCTCCTACCAGGACGGGGAAGAGCCCTATGGAGAGTGGACGGCTTTCTGGCTGGGGACGTTCCAGGAGTATCACCAGGAGGGCGACTGCGGTCGCGACGTGGGTTTCGCCGCGGTCAGCGACAAGAACGGCAAGAAGCTTTCGCAGAGGGTGGGTTTCCTGGGCTTTTACTACAATGCCAGCCGCACAAGACACTGGAACATGTTCGGCTATCCCGCCGACGATCCATGGGATGGAGAGTTCATGGTGGAAACCCAGGCGTCTTATGCATACGTCGACGATTCCGTGGTGCCTGACGCCACCGGGATCGGGACCACTCAAACCGAGGGTTGCAGCGGAGGCCCGTGGATCATGAAGTTCAAACCGGGCCCCAAGGTCGCCGGCACGAACTTTGCCAACGGAGTGAACAGCTACTCCAATGAAGACACCGGAGAGATCTTTTCACCCTATTTCGACACGAGAGTCAAAGACCTCAAAGACAGGGCCGTGGCGAAGTGA
- a CDS encoding carboxypeptidase-like regulatory domain-containing protein — MKKTFLIWVTACMLALPTLGTAATLSGVVIEDESGAPLDASLLLYKRNATGGFDFTAAEGTDAAGNYSFNYLEAGTYFLECEAYADCDPETEYCADKYLPQLYDGVQAWDFAHKKNIVLASGSAKVLNPIRIKARPFYFETMPIDPVVIPDSGGTVKITATVINTTKNILGMLFWGEMEPPCRADHSRFYDLWALYPFAQHTWKVIRPGANKVVLTCSLGAQAPEGPYFYLVFGGAGYVSPKMPPLEGFFCKGVSADECTTDFAVAGRRGGTARAVRANRNIATRFSEDGKVLETGPRKK; from the coding sequence ATGAAAAAGACATTCCTGATTTGGGTGACCGCCTGCATGCTGGCCCTGCCGACCTTGGGGACGGCGGCCACGTTGAGCGGAGTGGTGATCGAGGATGAGTCCGGCGCACCGCTCGATGCGAGTCTTCTGCTCTACAAGCGGAATGCGACGGGAGGCTTTGACTTTACGGCCGCCGAGGGAACCGATGCAGCCGGTAACTACAGCTTCAACTACCTCGAGGCGGGGACTTACTTCCTTGAATGCGAGGCCTACGCGGACTGTGACCCGGAAACCGAGTATTGCGCCGACAAGTACCTGCCGCAACTCTACGATGGAGTCCAGGCCTGGGATTTCGCTCACAAGAAGAACATCGTGCTTGCGAGCGGCTCCGCGAAGGTTTTGAATCCCATCAGGATCAAGGCCAGGCCGTTTTATTTTGAAACCATGCCCATCGACCCCGTGGTGATTCCCGATTCGGGCGGCACGGTGAAGATCACCGCCACGGTGATCAACACCACGAAAAACATTCTGGGCATGCTGTTCTGGGGCGAGATGGAGCCTCCGTGCCGCGCGGATCATTCCAGGTTCTACGATCTCTGGGCGCTCTACCCGTTCGCTCAACACACCTGGAAGGTCATCAGGCCGGGCGCCAACAAGGTGGTCCTCACCTGCAGCCTGGGAGCCCAGGCACCGGAGGGGCCCTATTTCTACCTGGTATTCGGGGGAGCCGGATACGTGTCCCCCAAGATGCCCCCGCTGGAGGGTTTCTTCTGCAAGGGCGTCTCCGCGGATGAATGCACGACAGACTTTGCCGTTGCAGGCCGCCGCGGGGGAACCGCGAGGGCGGTCCGGGCAAACAGGAACATCGCAACGAGATTTTCCGAGGACGGCAAGGTCCTGGAAACGGGACCTCGGAAGAAATGA
- a CDS encoding NAD(P)/FAD-dependent oxidoreductase, whose product MAGDILEKGAILQRDKTSYAIAPHVPGGIITDFNLLRRIADVAEKYGAKAVKLTSAERFALVGLREEDIDGVWNELGLSPGAAIGLCVRSVKICPGTTFCRIGVQDAVAMGLKLDEKYHGVTLPFKFKIGVSGCPNNCSESSIKDFGLVGMQNGWRVLAGGFVSGLKPRLADVIATGLNDEQALALADKVIDWFQKMGKTKRLGRVIDEVGLEKFLGDLGLPNA is encoded by the coding sequence ATGGCCGGGGACATACTGGAAAAGGGCGCCATTCTGCAAAGGGACAAGACGAGCTACGCAATCGCTCCTCACGTGCCGGGCGGGATCATCACGGACTTCAACCTGCTCCGCAGGATTGCCGACGTGGCTGAAAAATACGGGGCCAAAGCCGTTAAACTGACCTCGGCCGAGCGTTTCGCCCTCGTGGGGCTGCGCGAGGAAGACATCGACGGGGTCTGGAATGAGCTGGGCCTGTCTCCCGGGGCGGCCATCGGCCTCTGCGTCCGGTCCGTGAAAATCTGCCCGGGAACGACCTTCTGCCGCATCGGGGTTCAGGATGCCGTCGCAATGGGGCTCAAGCTGGACGAGAAGTATCACGGAGTCACCCTGCCCTTCAAATTCAAGATCGGTGTTTCCGGATGCCCGAACAACTGCTCGGAGTCGTCCATCAAGGATTTTGGTCTGGTGGGGATGCAGAACGGCTGGCGCGTCCTGGCCGGTGGTTTCGTGTCGGGTCTGAAGCCCCGCCTTGCCGATGTGATCGCCACCGGTCTCAACGACGAGCAGGCATTGGCCCTGGCGGACAAGGTGATCGACTGGTTTCAGAAAATGGGGAAAACCAAGCGGTTGGGCCGGGTGATCGACGAGGTCGGCCTGGAGAAGTTTCTGGGAGACCTGGGACTGCCCAACGCGTGA
- a CDS encoding trypsin-like serine peptidase yields the protein MRRTLCILLGVLFLTLVTPFPACAAEDFSTHWISGDKVSAAAKYWTGERMRNAKPYPLAVRKEIGHRVSALPDGQFPGPPGVDPGDPGENVTAPVNRRGAVPHVVSESRDGADTIESAGAATIGYKYPAPHTTFRVMDTLYGVGTTPYPYRTIGKIFFTEDGEDYECSGASIGGRAVLTAGHCVSDGAGTYHSNWIFVPSYQDGKEPYGRWIAFWLATLSEFHQKQDRARDVGFAAVRDKKGRKLSQRVGFLGFAYNLARLRHWNMFGYPGDEPWDGEFMVETQASYAYIDAAVTPNAIGIGTSQTGGCSGGPWLLRFKPGHKFSNANLANGLNSYSLDEESREIYSPYFDSRVKALKDKAVAK from the coding sequence ATGAGAAGGACCCTTTGTATCCTGCTCGGAGTCCTGTTTCTAACGTTGGTGACGCCCTTCCCCGCTTGCGCCGCGGAAGATTTTTCCACTCACTGGATTTCCGGGGACAAGGTGAGCGCCGCGGCGAAGTACTGGACCGGGGAGAGGATGAGAAACGCGAAACCATATCCCTTGGCCGTGCGGAAGGAGATCGGGCACAGAGTCTCAGCGCTTCCGGACGGGCAGTTCCCGGGGCCTCCCGGCGTCGACCCGGGCGACCCGGGCGAAAACGTCACCGCTCCTGTCAACCGTCGCGGGGCCGTGCCACATGTCGTTTCGGAATCACGGGACGGGGCTGACACGATCGAGTCGGCGGGAGCCGCGACCATCGGATACAAGTATCCCGCGCCTCACACCACGTTCCGTGTGATGGACACCTTGTACGGTGTCGGCACCACGCCCTATCCATACAGAACGATAGGGAAAATTTTTTTTACGGAGGACGGGGAGGACTACGAGTGCTCGGGCGCGTCCATCGGAGGCAGGGCGGTCCTCACGGCGGGACACTGTGTCTCGGACGGCGCGGGGACCTACCACTCCAACTGGATTTTCGTTCCTTCCTACCAGGACGGGAAGGAGCCTTACGGACGTTGGATCGCGTTCTGGCTGGCGACGCTTTCCGAGTTTCACCAGAAACAGGACAGGGCTCGAGACGTGGGCTTTGCCGCGGTCAGAGACAAGAAGGGCAGGAAGCTTTCCCAGAGGGTGGGCTTCCTGGGCTTTGCGTACAATCTCGCCCGCCTGAGGCACTGGAACATGTTCGGCTATCCCGGCGATGAACCGTGGGACGGAGAGTTCATGGTGGAAACCCAGGCATCCTATGCGTATATCGATGCTGCCGTGACGCCCAATGCCATCGGAATCGGCACCAGCCAGACGGGGGGATGCAGCGGCGGCCCGTGGCTTCTGAGGTTCAAACCGGGGCACAAGTTCTCCAACGCGAACCTCGCCAACGGCTTGAACAGTTATTCCCTTGACGAAGAGAGCCGGGAAATCTATTCGCCCTATTTCGACTCAAGGGTCAAGGCTTTGAAAGACAAAGCCGTGGCAAAGTAG
- a CDS encoding radical SAM protein, translating to MPDLDKVLQEATGGAGIMRTEVPASNCGQIEAGSRRRNLVVSMLRHTIHNPRHVMTLLRGEYRRHVGIRMDRRLHPGTSGLPANISINLTRRCNLKCGMCIQHRHASPAAPGLTWFDPERELPVSAWVRLMDRVTTFRPALYVTGGEPMLYPGFEEFIKEAGRRHLFVQLATNGTLLSGNAGMLVEEGVGIVIVSMDGPARVHDEVRGRPGLFRRTSDGVRSLLSARARRRSPTPVVGINFTISKTNVECIQDMVPIALELGVDFLQFQHTIFSSAAHVARHNRVFARKAAGLGEIHLVHPSIPEGEYYESDIVEEDVGRIAEGLQRARKAARGRLRLSFLPDLSTGMLEPYYLDLDHPFPGKCDTLWKTLRIMPDGTVSPCLHVVAGNVARQSIDEVWNGPGMQRFRELIAGRLFPGCARCCNRSFS from the coding sequence ATGCCGGACCTTGACAAAGTGTTGCAGGAAGCGACCGGAGGAGCGGGAATCATGCGGACGGAGGTGCCTGCCTCGAATTGCGGCCAAATCGAAGCCGGGTCCCGGAGAAGAAACCTGGTGGTTTCGATGCTCCGTCACACGATTCACAATCCCCGGCACGTCATGACTCTCCTGCGCGGCGAATATCGCCGGCACGTGGGAATTCGGATGGACCGCAGGCTGCATCCCGGAACCAGCGGGCTCCCCGCCAACATCAGCATCAACCTCACCAGGCGGTGCAATCTCAAGTGCGGCATGTGCATTCAGCATCGGCACGCCTCCCCGGCGGCACCCGGGTTGACCTGGTTTGACCCGGAGCGGGAATTGCCGGTGTCCGCATGGGTACGCCTGATGGACCGGGTCACGACTTTCCGCCCCGCCCTGTATGTGACCGGCGGTGAACCGATGTTGTATCCCGGCTTCGAGGAGTTCATCAAAGAGGCCGGCAGGCGACACCTGTTCGTTCAATTGGCCACCAACGGAACGCTTCTTTCCGGAAACGCCGGGATGCTCGTGGAAGAGGGGGTGGGAATCGTGATCGTCTCAATGGACGGACCGGCCCGCGTCCATGACGAGGTGCGAGGCCGGCCCGGGCTTTTCCGGAGAACCTCCGACGGCGTTCGTTCCCTGCTTTCGGCACGCGCGAGGCGGCGCAGCCCCACCCCTGTTGTCGGCATCAACTTCACGATTTCCAAAACAAATGTGGAATGCATTCAGGACATGGTTCCGATCGCCCTGGAACTGGGGGTCGATTTCCTGCAATTTCAGCACACGATCTTCAGCTCGGCGGCCCACGTGGCAAGACACAACCGGGTGTTTGCCCGCAAGGCGGCCGGATTGGGCGAGATCCACCTGGTTCATCCCTCCATCCCGGAAGGGGAGTACTACGAGAGCGACATCGTCGAAGAAGACGTGGGCCGTATCGCCGAAGGTCTCCAAAGGGCGAGAAAGGCGGCGCGCGGTCGCCTGCGGCTTTCTTTCCTGCCCGATCTCTCCACCGGGATGCTCGAACCTTACTACCTGGATTTGGATCACCCTTTTCCCGGCAAATGCGACACGCTCTGGAAAACGCTCCGGATCATGCCGGACGGCACCGTGTCCCCCTGCCTTCACGTCGTGGCGGGAAACGTCGCGCGGCAGTCAATCGATGAAGTATGGAACGGTCCCGGCATGCAACGCTTCCGGGAACTGATTGCCGGCCGGCTTTTCCCCGGATGCGCCCGCTGCTGCAACCGAAGCTTTTCCTGA